Below is a genomic region from Methanocaldococcus sp..
GGCGATGTTGTTGGAGATCATACAGTTATATTTGCTGGAGATGGAGAGAGAATCGAAATTACTCATAGGGCAAGTAGTAGGCAGGCGTTTGTTAATGGAGTTATATTATCTATAAGATTTATTAAAGATAAAAAGGAAGGAATCTATAATACATTCGATGTCTTAGGTTTGAATGAGATTAAATTTTAATATTTGAATTTTTATTTTTATATAGTTAGTTCATAAAATATGAATTTTAATTCCAAATAGAAAACTTTATATAGGTATATTATGCAATATTAGATACTGTAAATATATAAAATATGGGTTATAGATAAATGGTGAGAGTGTGAAAAAAATATTGGCTTTAATATTAGGAATCTGTTTAATACTCCCAATAGTTTCATTGGCAGGTTGTGTAGGAGAAAACTCTCAGAATAGTCAAACTCCTTCAAATTCAAAAACCATTATAATAAGAACTACAGGAGCAACATTTCCAAAGTATCAGATACAAAAATGGATTGAAGATTATCAAAAAACCCACCCTAATGTAAAAATAGAATATGAGGGTGGAGGATCAGGTTACGGACAAGAAACATTTTTAAAGGGATTAACTGATATTGGAAGGACTGATCCTCCAGTTAAAGAGGCAATGTGGAAAAAATTCTTGGGAACAGGAGATCAACCGTTGCAATTCCCTGAAATCGTAGGGGCTGTTGTTGTTGCCTATAATATTCCAGAACTTAAAAATACAACGTTAAAGTTAAGTAATAATGCGTTAGCAGATATATACTTAGGTAAAATAAAATACTGGGATGATCCTGAAATTAAAGAATGTAATCCAAAAATTGCTGATAAATTACCTCACAAAGAAATAATTGTCATTCACAGAAGTGACGCCAGTGGAACAACTGCAATATTTACAACATACTTAAGTTTAATAAGCAAAGAGTGGGCAGAAAAAGTTGGATCTGGTAAAATAGTTAATTGGCCTGTTGATCAGATGGGTAGAGGAGCGGCTGGAAAAGGAAATCCTGGAGTAGTGGCTATATTAAAGAATACTCCATACTCAATAACATACACTGAATTGTCATATGCAATCGAAGAAAAACTTCAAACTGCTGAATTACAAAATAAAAATGGAAAATATGTTAAAGCAAATGAAACTACAATAAAGGCGGCTGTTGAAAATGTTAAAGCATACATTCCAAATCCAACAGAGGGTTATAAAGAAGATTTAAAACAACTGTTAAACGCTCCGGGAGATAATGCATATCCAATAGTAGCATTTACCCACTTGTTAGTTTGGGAAAATAAAAATGGTAAGCATTACAGTAAAGAGAAGGCAAAGGCAATTAAGGATTTCTTAACATGGGTATTAACAGAAGGGCAGAAGCCAGAACATTTAGCTCCTGGTTATGTTGGATTACCTGAAAGTGTAGCAAAAATTGGTTTAGACGCTGTAAATAGAATAAAGGAGTAAGATTTTTTAAATTCTATAATTTTCCTATTTTTTGTTTATTTTTTAGAAAAATTTAAAAACTTAGTAACAATCTATTTTAACATAACGAAAATTTAAAAATAAAATTTAATAATTAAGCAATCAATAAAAATAATTAATGATCGATAATAAAATAAAATTTAAGATTATTAAAAAATAAAAAATTACCATAATGAGGATGAAAACTATGGATATATCTAAACTATTAAAAAAAATAGATGGATTTAAAATAATAACTTCACCAGCAATAATAATAGTTTTCATACTCTTTGCGCTAATGGTAGGATTCTATTTATATAATGCATTGCCAGCCATTGAAAAGTATGGATTAAATTTATTTATCCAAAATATATGGCAGGCTGCTGAAGAACCAGCAAAGGAAGTTTATGGATTAGCCGCACCAATTTGGGGAAGTATTTACACTGCCACAATTGCTATTTTAATAGCACTTCCTTTATCTATAGGTTATGCAATATTTGTAAATGACTATGCTCCAAAGCCTTTAAAGTATCCCCTTATTATTATATCAGACATAATGGCTGGATTGCCTACAATAATTTATGGTATTTGGGGAGCATTTATATTGGTTCCTCTTTTAAGAGACCATGTAATGAAGTTTTTGTATGAGCATTTTTCATTTATTCCTTTATTTGACTATCCTCCGCTCTCTGGATACTGTTATTTATCTGCTGGAATACTCCTTGGGATTATGGTTGTTCCTTTTGCATCTGCAATAATAAGAGAGGCTTATGCGATGATTCCTTCTGTATATAGGGAAGGATTGGTTGCTTTGGGAGCTACAAGATATGAAACTACAAAAGTTTTAATTAGATTTATAAAGCCTGCAATAATATCTGGCTTTATATTGGCATTTGGTAGGGCTCTTGGAGAAACCGTTGCTGTCTCATTGGTTATTGGAAATTCATTTAACTTAACTTATAAGTTATTTGCTCCTGGATATACAATATCCTCCCTTATAGCAAACCAGTTTGGAAATGCTATCTTATATGAATATATGACCTCTGTCTTATATTCTGCTGGGCTCGTTTTATTTGTAATTGGTTTGATTGTGAATATTATAGGGCTTTATTATTTGAAGAGGTGGAGAGAAAATGTATCCCACTAAAAATAACAATTTTCATAAAAAAATTAGGACTATTAAAGATTATATCTTTTTAATAGTAGTTGGTAGTTTAACATTTATTGCTATACTCCCTCTATTTCATATAATTGTTTCAATTGTATTAAAGGGATTACCAGTTATAATGGAAAAAGGAACAACATTTATATTTGGAACTTTGAGTGAAGGAGGAATAGGGCCAGCAATAGTGGGAACATTGATGCTAACATTTTTAGCAACTCTTATAGGATTACCTTTAGCATTTTTGGCTGGAGTGTATATTTATGAATTTTCAAATAGTTTTATAGGTAGGACTACTAAGATGTTGTTACAGATAATGTTAGAATTTCCAACTATATTGGTGGGAACATTTGTTATGGGATTATTGGTTGTTCCCATGGGAACATTTTCCGCCCTTGCAGGAGCATTAGCTCTTGCAATAATATTAACTCCTTATGTTGCTGTATATACAGAAGAGGCTATGTCAGAAATTCCAAAAATATATAAAGAGGGAGGCTATGCTTTAGGTTGCACAAGAGCACAAGTAATATTTAAAATTATTACAAAAATGGCTAAAAAAGGAATTTTAACAGGAATATTAATAGGTATGGCAAAGGTTTCTGGGGAAACTGCTCCTCTGTTATTTACAGCTGGTGGATTATATGAAGTTTATCCTACAAATCCACTTCAACCAATTGGAGCTATTCCTCTATTAATATATACACTGGTGCAAAGTCCTTCTCCCGAAGACCATAAAATAGCTTGGGGAGCAGCATTAGTTATGCTTATTATCTTCTTAGCAATATTCATTCCAATAAGATATGCTTTAAAGGATGACATAAAACTCTAACTCAATAAATAAAAATATAGATAGTGAGATTATGGAAAAAGTAAAGATAGAAACTAAAAATCTAAGTTTGTGGTATGGTGAAAAACAGGCATTGTTTGATATAAATCTTCCAATTTATGAAAAGAGAATTACTGCTTTAATTGGACCAAGTGGTTGTGGAAAATCTACATTTTTAAGATGTCTAAATAGGTTAAATGATTTAATTGATGGAGTAAAAATAGAGGGAGAGGTTTTATTAGATGGAAAAAATATTTATGATGAAGATGTTGATGTTGTTGAACTAAGGAAGAGGGTAGGAATGGTTTTTCAAAAGCCAAACCCATTTCCAATGAGTATTTATGACAATGTCGCCTTTGGTCCAAGAATTCACGGAATCAAAGATAAGAAAAAATTAGATGAGATCGTAGAATGGGCTTTAAAGAAAGCCGCTCTTTGGGATGAGGTTAAAGATAATTTAAATAA
It encodes:
- the pstA gene encoding phosphate ABC transporter permease PstA; the encoded protein is MYPTKNNNFHKKIRTIKDYIFLIVVGSLTFIAILPLFHIIVSIVLKGLPVIMEKGTTFIFGTLSEGGIGPAIVGTLMLTFLATLIGLPLAFLAGVYIYEFSNSFIGRTTKMLLQIMLEFPTILVGTFVMGLLVVPMGTFSALAGALALAIILTPYVAVYTEEAMSEIPKIYKEGGYALGCTRAQVIFKIITKMAKKGILTGILIGMAKVSGETAPLLFTAGGLYEVYPTNPLQPIGAIPLLIYTLVQSPSPEDHKIAWGAALVMLIIFLAIFIPIRYALKDDIKL
- the pstB gene encoding phosphate ABC transporter ATP-binding protein PstB: MEKVKIETKNLSLWYGEKQALFDINLPIYEKRITALIGPSGCGKSTFLRCLNRLNDLIDGVKIEGEVLLDGKNIYDEDVDVVELRKRVGMVFQKPNPFPMSIYDNVAFGPRIHGIKDKKKLDEIVEWALKKAALWDEVKDNLNKSALKLSGGQQQRLCIARAIAVKPEVILLDEPTSALDPISTLKIEELMVELSKDYTIVVVTHNMQQASRISDYTAFFLMGKLIEFGKTEDIFLNPKRKETEDYISGRFG
- the pstC gene encoding phosphate ABC transporter permease subunit PstC produces the protein MDISKLLKKIDGFKIITSPAIIIVFILFALMVGFYLYNALPAIEKYGLNLFIQNIWQAAEEPAKEVYGLAAPIWGSIYTATIAILIALPLSIGYAIFVNDYAPKPLKYPLIIISDIMAGLPTIIYGIWGAFILVPLLRDHVMKFLYEHFSFIPLFDYPPLSGYCYLSAGILLGIMVVPFASAIIREAYAMIPSVYREGLVALGATRYETTKVLIRFIKPAIISGFILAFGRALGETVAVSLVIGNSFNLTYKLFAPGYTISSLIANQFGNAILYEYMTSVLYSAGLVLFVIGLIVNIIGLYYLKRWRENVSH
- the pstS gene encoding phosphate ABC transporter substrate-binding protein PstS — encoded protein: MKKILALILGICLILPIVSLAGCVGENSQNSQTPSNSKTIIIRTTGATFPKYQIQKWIEDYQKTHPNVKIEYEGGGSGYGQETFLKGLTDIGRTDPPVKEAMWKKFLGTGDQPLQFPEIVGAVVVAYNIPELKNTTLKLSNNALADIYLGKIKYWDDPEIKECNPKIADKLPHKEIIVIHRSDASGTTAIFTTYLSLISKEWAEKVGSGKIVNWPVDQMGRGAAGKGNPGVVAILKNTPYSITYTELSYAIEEKLQTAELQNKNGKYVKANETTIKAAVENVKAYIPNPTEGYKEDLKQLLNAPGDNAYPIVAFTHLLVWENKNGKHYSKEKAKAIKDFLTWVLTEGQKPEHLAPGYVGLPESVAKIGLDAVNRIKE